The following coding sequences are from one Salvia hispanica cultivar TCC Black 2014 chromosome 3, UniMelb_Shisp_WGS_1.0, whole genome shotgun sequence window:
- the LOC125209951 gene encoding protein ALTERED XYLOGLUCAN 9 isoform X1, translating to MLGAVQLGLLAACVVLFVPMGMAGWHLSRNKMLFFSCALFITLAVGVHLTPYFPSISAFLSASEVIISTPAILYHDSCVLLLHRVVYKDVRECDVDSNFDDNESVCKRSWDWIRNGEVDECEFQKLKKSDASDLLNGSWVVVAGDSQSRLMVVSLLELIMGSEGVEKVKGDLFKRHSDYSVMVEEIGMRLDFVWAPYVANLTQLTLRYKGSKDFPDILMMGAGLWDMLHVNNVTEFGVSLRVLRDNVLALLPVSSSLVADAGGGGVSEPKASHLLHLFWVGMPTLITSMLNTAEKKERMTTAVYSSYDNELAGSNLLRQSGGPLLKLDIGLLSEFCGPRCTSDGMHYDEVVYNTALQIMLNALLIESNQKPQ from the coding sequence ATGCTAGGGGCCGTTCAGCTCGGATTGTTAGCCGCCTGCGTTGTTCTGTTTGTTCCCATGGGTATGGCCGGCTGGCACTTGAGCCGCAATAAGATGCTATTCTTCAGCTGCGCCCTCTTCATCACCCTCGCCGTCGGCGTGCATCTCACGCCCTATTTTCCTTCAATTTCCGCTTTCCTTTCCGCATCCGAGGTAATCATTTCCACGCCGGCTATTTTGTATCATGATTCCTGCGTGCTTTTGCTTCATAGAGTTGTGTATAAAGATGTTAGGGAATGTGATGTTGATTCCAATTTTGATGATAACGAAAGTGTCTGTAAGAGGTCGTGGGATTGGATTAGGAATGGTGAGGTTGATGAGTGTGAGTTTCAGAAGCTGAAGAAATCCGATGCATCGGATTTGTTGAACGGATCGTGGGTGGTTGTTGCCGGGGACTCGCAGTCGAGATTGATGGTTGTTTCTTTGTTGGAGTTGATTATGGGATCTGAGGGTGTGGAGAAGGTTAAAGGGGATTTGTTCAAGAGGCACAGTGATTACTCGGTGATGGTGGAGGAGATCGGGATGCGATTGGATTTCGTTTGGGCTCCCTACGTTGCGAATTTAACTCAATTGACGTTGAGGTATAAGGGAAGTAAGGATTTCCCAGACATCTTGATGATGGGGGCGGGCTTGTGGGATATGCTGCACGTGAACAATGTCACAGAGTTTGGTGTATCGCTGCGGGTTTTGAGGGATAATGTGTTGGCTCTTTTGCCAGTTTCTTCAAGTTTGGTTGCTGATGCTGGCGGTGGAGGGGTGAGTGAGCCTAAAGCCTCTCACCTGTTGCATTTGTTTTGGGTTGGGATGCCGACGTTGATAACATCGATGTTGAACACTGCTGAGAAGAAGGAAAGGATGACAACTGCAGTGTACAGTTCTTATGATAACGAGCTTGCTGGAAGTAATCTCTTGCGCCAATCAGGCGGTCCCCTTTTGAAACTCGATATTGGTTTGTTAAGTGAATTTTGTGGCCCTCGCTGTACATCTGATGGAATGCATTATGATGAAGTTGTCTATAATACTGCCCTTCAGATAATGTTGAACGCATTGCTCATTGAATCTAATCAGAAACCCCAGTGA
- the LOC125209951 gene encoding protein ALTERED XYLOGLUCAN 9 isoform X2, translating to MLGAVQLGLLAACVVLFVPMGMAGWHLSRNKMLFFSCALFITLAVGVHLTPYFPSISAFLSASEKLKKSDASDLLNGSWVVVAGDSQSRLMVVSLLELIMGSEGVEKVKGDLFKRHSDYSVMVEEIGMRLDFVWAPYVANLTQLTLRYKGSKDFPDILMMGAGLWDMLHVNNVTEFGVSLRVLRDNVLALLPVSSSLVADAGGGGVSEPKASHLLHLFWVGMPTLITSMLNTAEKKERMTTAVYSSYDNELAGSNLLRQSGGPLLKLDIGLLSEFCGPRCTSDGMHYDEVVYNTALQIMLNALLIESNQKPQ from the exons ATGCTAGGGGCCGTTCAGCTCGGATTGTTAGCCGCCTGCGTTGTTCTGTTTGTTCCCATGGGTATGGCCGGCTGGCACTTGAGCCGCAATAAGATGCTATTCTTCAGCTGCGCCCTCTTCATCACCCTCGCCGTCGGCGTGCATCTCACGCCCTATTTTCCTTCAATTTCCGCTTTCCTTTCCGCATCCGAG AAGCTGAAGAAATCCGATGCATCGGATTTGTTGAACGGATCGTGGGTGGTTGTTGCCGGGGACTCGCAGTCGAGATTGATGGTTGTTTCTTTGTTGGAGTTGATTATGGGATCTGAGGGTGTGGAGAAGGTTAAAGGGGATTTGTTCAAGAGGCACAGTGATTACTCGGTGATGGTGGAGGAGATCGGGATGCGATTGGATTTCGTTTGGGCTCCCTACGTTGCGAATTTAACTCAATTGACGTTGAGGTATAAGGGAAGTAAGGATTTCCCAGACATCTTGATGATGGGGGCGGGCTTGTGGGATATGCTGCACGTGAACAATGTCACAGAGTTTGGTGTATCGCTGCGGGTTTTGAGGGATAATGTGTTGGCTCTTTTGCCAGTTTCTTCAAGTTTGGTTGCTGATGCTGGCGGTGGAGGGGTGAGTGAGCCTAAAGCCTCTCACCTGTTGCATTTGTTTTGGGTTGGGATGCCGACGTTGATAACATCGATGTTGAACACTGCTGAGAAGAAGGAAAGGATGACAACTGCAGTGTACAGTTCTTATGATAACGAGCTTGCTGGAAGTAATCTCTTGCGCCAATCAGGCGGTCCCCTTTTGAAACTCGATATTGGTTTGTTAAGTGAATTTTGTGGCCCTCGCTGTACATCTGATGGAATGCATTATGATGAAGTTGTCTATAATACTGCCCTTCAGATAATGTTGAACGCATTGCTCATTGAATCTAATCAGAAACCCCAGTGA